One genomic window of Terriglobia bacterium includes the following:
- a CDS encoding LLM class F420-dependent oxidoreductase, with protein MSPSLRLGLHLGFLALPPVLHLQLAQEADRLGYHSLWTAEAWGSDCITPLTWLAAKTERIRVGTAVMQIPARTPAGAAMTAATLDFLTGGRMLLGLGVSGPQVVEGWHGVPYGKPLGRTREYVEIIRAILARKQPLEHHGEHYDIPFQAGTALGKPLRLMFRPIRPDIPIYLAAIGPKNVALAAEIGDGWLPIFFAPERISVFRPSLEEGFARALKGRKGFDIAPMVEIRLGDDVAACRDAVKPTLALYIGGMGAKGRNFYFNLACRYGYEEAAHRIQDAFLDGRREAATAAVPDALVDEVALCGPRKRIAERLQAYRACGVTTLICATSDIQAVRTMAELL; from the coding sequence ATGAGTCCCAGTCTGCGGCTCGGTTTGCACCTCGGATTTCTTGCCCTGCCGCCGGTCCTTCATCTCCAGCTGGCTCAGGAAGCCGACCGCCTCGGCTATCACTCTCTCTGGACCGCGGAAGCCTGGGGATCGGACTGCATCACACCGCTGACCTGGCTGGCGGCAAAGACCGAACGGATCCGAGTCGGCACTGCGGTCATGCAGATACCCGCGCGCACTCCCGCCGGCGCTGCCATGACAGCAGCAACGCTCGATTTCCTCACGGGCGGCAGGATGCTTTTGGGGCTTGGGGTTTCCGGGCCGCAAGTGGTGGAGGGATGGCACGGGGTGCCGTACGGCAAGCCTCTGGGCCGGACCCGGGAGTATGTCGAAATCATTCGCGCGATTCTCGCCCGCAAGCAACCTCTGGAGCATCACGGCGAGCATTACGACATTCCCTTTCAAGCAGGCACCGCCCTGGGCAAGCCGCTGCGGCTGATGTTCCGCCCGATTCGCCCGGACATCCCGATTTACCTTGCCGCCATCGGCCCTAAGAACGTGGCGCTGGCAGCGGAGATCGGAGACGGCTGGCTGCCGATCTTCTTTGCGCCCGAGCGGATCTCTGTTTTTCGCCCGTCTCTCGAGGAAGGATTTGCGCGCGCACTCAAGGGGCGGAAGGGATTCGACATCGCGCCTATGGTGGAAATTCGCTTAGGCGATGATGTCGCCGCGTGCCGTGATGCCGTAAAGCCGACGCTCGCCCTATATATCGGAGGCATGGGTGCGAAGGGCCGGAACTTTTATTTCAACCTCGCCTGCCGCTACGGCTACGAGGAGGCTGCTCACAGGATCCAGGACGCGTTTCTTGACGGGAGGCGCGAAGCCGCCACGGCCGCGGTCCCGGATGCTCTGGTCGATGAAGTGGCTCTTTGCGGGCCCCGCAAGAGGATTGCCGAGCGGCTCCAGGCTTATCGTGCCTGCGGAGTCACCACTCTGATCTGCGCCACCTCCGACATTCAGGCGGTGCGCACAATGGCCGAACTGCTATGA
- a CDS encoding ABC transporter permease: MSDGKRAGLIGENLVIAVDVLRTHKLRSGLIILGVAIGVASLMGMVSILLGLKDSITKDISSSEQTVLQVQKFDFFVAGFDESMLHRKEISEEDAQAIREKCGTLRHVSFIVEPQGPPPTLRYKDQKSRMVQVIGTQPSLLYIQSLDMEEGRMFTDEELLHRAKVVVLGHSPRRDLFPNIDPIGKKVRIADDDFTIVGTFVERKTLFGSMGENFAMIPYTTYKTTMWKEQDTQVVAAAVREGVSLETAREDVIRVMRLQRKLKANQDNDFAVTSSDAALEFIAKITAPIAMVLSAISSIALLVGGIGVMNMMLVSVTERTGEIGIRKAVGAKRQDILWQFLIEAGVLTGFGGVFGVILGLASAFAVSLMTGLPFSLSPVYIMLAVMFSIAIGVFFGLYPAHRASKLQPVNAIGYAK; the protein is encoded by the coding sequence ATGAGTGACGGCAAACGTGCGGGACTGATTGGTGAAAACCTGGTGATCGCAGTCGACGTGCTCCGCACGCACAAGCTCCGGAGCGGGCTGATCATCCTTGGAGTCGCGATCGGCGTGGCGTCGCTGATGGGGATGGTCTCGATTCTGCTCGGCCTGAAAGACAGTATTACCAAAGACATCAGCAGTTCCGAGCAGACCGTGCTGCAGGTGCAGAAGTTCGACTTCTTTGTCGCCGGATTCGACGAGTCGATGCTTCATCGCAAGGAAATCAGCGAAGAGGATGCGCAGGCGATACGCGAGAAGTGCGGGACCTTGCGCCATGTTTCGTTTATAGTAGAGCCACAAGGCCCTCCCCCCACATTGCGATATAAGGATCAAAAGAGCCGCATGGTTCAGGTGATCGGCACGCAGCCTTCGCTCCTCTACATCCAGAGCCTCGATATGGAAGAGGGGAGGATGTTCACGGACGAGGAACTCCTCCATCGCGCCAAGGTTGTTGTCCTGGGCCACAGCCCGCGGCGCGATCTGTTCCCCAACATCGATCCGATAGGAAAGAAGGTCAGGATTGCGGACGACGATTTCACTATCGTCGGAACCTTCGTGGAGCGGAAGACCCTGTTCGGCAGCATGGGTGAGAACTTCGCCATGATTCCCTACACAACCTATAAAACCACCATGTGGAAAGAGCAGGACACGCAGGTCGTGGCAGCCGCAGTCCGGGAAGGCGTCTCACTCGAAACGGCCCGGGAGGACGTCATCCGGGTCATGCGCCTGCAGCGGAAACTGAAGGCCAATCAGGATAACGACTTTGCTGTGACCTCCTCCGATGCCGCGCTCGAATTCATCGCCAAAATCACGGCGCCGATCGCCATGGTTCTCTCGGCAATCTCCTCCATAGCGCTGCTGGTCGGAGGCATCGGCGTTATGAACATGATGCTGGTTTCCGTAACCGAACGCACCGGTGAAATCGGCATCCGCAAAGCGGTCGGGGCCAAACGCCAGGACATCCTGTGGCAGTTCTTGATCGAAGCCGGCGTGCTGACCGGTTTCGGCGGTGTGTTCGGCGTAATATTGGGCCTCGCGTCGGCTTTCGCAGTCTCTCTCATGACCGGCCTGCCGTTCAGCCTGTCGCCCGTCTACATCATGCTGGCGGTCATGTTCTCGATCGCGATCGGCGTCTTCTTCGGTTTATACCCTGCGCACCGCGCTTCAAAGCTGCAGCCCGTCAACGCCATCGGCTACGCCAAATAA
- the cbiQ gene encoding cobalt ECF transporter T component CbiQ — protein MKHSFVDRYANLDSPLHLLDARTKVIGFSALVVAALLIPAASTGEFFLFFFLMAILAGISQIPMQYVVARTVAILPFVLLAGLAAPWRGSAGWAWFLALLLRSILCLLILILLTNTTRFIEMLRGLRKLGCPKILVANLSFLYRYLFVLSDEVMRMQQARDCRRIGKVGALMELRTLGSMLGTLMVRSFERADHMYQAMLSRGFSGEFPVSAPRRFSWRDLAFISVVALFVAATIYL, from the coding sequence GTGAAACACAGTTTCGTCGATCGCTATGCCAATCTCGATTCGCCGCTGCACCTTCTCGATGCGCGCACGAAAGTTATCGGATTTTCTGCGCTCGTGGTAGCGGCGCTGTTGATCCCCGCCGCAAGCACGGGAGAGTTCTTCCTCTTCTTCTTTCTGATGGCGATTCTCGCGGGTATCTCGCAGATTCCGATGCAGTACGTCGTGGCACGTACGGTCGCGATTCTTCCCTTCGTCCTGCTTGCGGGCCTCGCCGCTCCCTGGCGGGGAAGCGCGGGATGGGCCTGGTTTCTGGCGCTTTTGCTCCGCTCGATCTTGTGCCTGCTGATTCTCATTCTGTTGACCAACACGACGCGTTTCATTGAAATGCTGCGCGGCTTGCGCAAGCTGGGCTGCCCGAAGATCCTGGTAGCGAATCTCAGTTTCCTCTACCGCTACCTTTTCGTGCTTTCCGACGAGGTGATGCGAATGCAGCAGGCGCGCGATTGCAGGCGCATAGGAAAGGTCGGCGCGCTCATGGAGCTGCGCACGCTCGGATCGATGCTCGGAACCCTGATGGTGCGGTCGTTTGAGCGCGCCGACCACATGTACCAGGCCATGCTCTCGCGCGGCTTTTCCGGCGAGTTCCCGGTTTCGGCGCCGAGGAGATTTTCCTGGCGGGATCTGGCGTTTATCTCCGTCGTGGCGCTCTTTGTTGCCGCGACGATTTACCTGTGA
- a CDS encoding energy-coupling factor ABC transporter permease: MHVPDGFLTNRIALSLDALSGASILYAARRLKLESSARVIPIMGVLSAFIFAGQMLNFPVFGGTSGHLVGGALLGILLGPAAGLLTMATVITAQALFLQDGGLVALGANIFNIGAVTVFSGYAVFRLFGAPEGAGKRLFLAGFVAAWFSLVLSSAACALELGLSGAVPLRIGLPTMAGYHAVIGVVEAALTAGVLSFLARVRPDLLQRDFRPRFGFTDWLGGLVLVAIPLAMLVLAGSSSLPDPLQALLSGSSKLAEQQESLLSSNRYNVFGVLLYLALLAVCGAVYLVARRIRLRRGQS, translated from the coding sequence ATGCACGTACCGGATGGCTTTCTTACAAACCGGATCGCATTGTCTCTGGATGCCTTGTCAGGCGCGAGCATTCTTTATGCGGCGCGGCGCCTGAAGCTGGAGTCCTCCGCGCGCGTGATCCCGATCATGGGCGTGCTCTCTGCCTTCATTTTTGCTGGGCAAATGCTCAATTTTCCGGTCTTTGGCGGCACCTCGGGCCACCTGGTCGGGGGGGCGCTCCTCGGCATTCTGCTGGGACCCGCGGCCGGGCTCTTGACGATGGCCACGGTGATCACGGCCCAGGCTCTTTTTCTTCAGGATGGCGGGCTGGTGGCGCTGGGAGCCAACATTTTCAACATCGGTGCCGTTACGGTGTTCAGCGGGTATGCGGTCTTCCGTCTGTTCGGCGCACCGGAGGGTGCGGGAAAGCGCCTGTTCCTCGCGGGCTTTGTCGCGGCATGGTTCTCCCTGGTGCTCTCATCGGCCGCCTGCGCGCTCGAACTCGGGCTTTCGGGCGCCGTGCCCCTGAGGATAGGCTTGCCGACGATGGCCGGATATCATGCGGTCATCGGCGTGGTGGAAGCAGCCCTGACCGCCGGAGTACTCTCGTTTCTGGCCCGCGTGCGGCCTGATCTGCTCCAGCGGGACTTCCGCCCCCGGTTCGGGTTCACGGATTGGCTCGGGGGACTGGTGCTGGTGGCGATTCCACTGGCGATGCTGGTGCTGGCAGGCAGTTCGAGCCTTCCTGACCCCTTGCAGGCACTGCTCTCCGGATCCTCGAAGCTCGCCGAACAGCAGGAAAGCCTGCTGTCATCCAATCGTTACAACGTTTTCGGGGTATTGCTGTACCTCGCGCTTCTGGCAGTTTGTGGAGCGGTCTATCTGGTAGCCCGCAGGATCCGGCTGCGAAGAGGCCAATCGTGA
- a CDS encoding rhodanese-like domain-containing protein produces MKWKRILAEAALLMIAAGFLGAGTNSLRPESRKLAWILRLEAPPKDPGLLYLEISGDVALRLHHAGALFIDARRSSIYEQGHIEKAINIPVWEHDADQRVSALQARGLKPDAVIVVYCSGGKCEDAVRLSGKLALANFYNIYLYRDGFPVWQGKGWPIKRGKQP; encoded by the coding sequence ATGAAATGGAAGCGGATATTGGCCGAAGCAGCGCTCCTGATGATCGCCGCGGGTTTCCTGGGAGCAGGCACGAACTCCTTGCGCCCTGAATCGCGAAAGCTTGCGTGGATTCTGCGCCTGGAGGCGCCGCCGAAGGACCCGGGCCTCCTGTATCTCGAGATTTCCGGCGATGTGGCGCTGCGCCTGCATCATGCCGGCGCACTATTCATAGACGCCCGCCGGAGCAGCATTTACGAACAGGGGCACATTGAAAAGGCAATCAACATCCCGGTCTGGGAACATGATGCGGACCAGAGGGTCTCCGCCCTCCAGGCCAGGGGACTGAAGCCCGATGCCGTGATTGTGGTCTACTGCTCGGGTGGCAAATGTGAAGATGCGGTCAGGCTTTCAGGAAAGCTCGCCTTGGCCAATTTCTACAATATTTATCTTTACCGGGACGGTTTCCCCGTATGGCAAGGCAAAGGCTGGCCAATCAAACGAGGGAAACAACCGTGA
- a CDS encoding ATP-binding cassette domain-containing protein, with protein sequence MTDYAIRLTRLNYAYPDGTRALEAIDLDIRTGERVALVGQSGAGKSTLLLHLNGILRGTGTVRILGQSVADGDLKFIRKQVGLVFQDPNDQLFCPTVFEDVAFGPLNLAVPAQEITQRVEEALRDVMLDYSYANRSAHHLSHGERKRVALATVLAMEPAILALDEPTSNLDPGNRRHLIQLIASLPATLVLGTHDLEMVLALCSRTVVMDHGKIRADGETRRLLADQELMEKHGLEVPLSLRGRQ encoded by the coding sequence ATGACCGACTATGCGATTCGATTGACACGGCTCAATTATGCATATCCCGATGGGACCCGGGCGCTGGAGGCCATTGACCTCGATATCCGCACGGGTGAGAGAGTGGCGCTCGTCGGTCAGAGCGGCGCGGGCAAATCCACGCTCCTGCTCCACCTGAACGGGATTCTGCGCGGCACCGGCACGGTTCGCATCCTGGGGCAATCCGTCGCCGATGGGGATCTCAAGTTCATCCGGAAACAGGTGGGTCTGGTGTTTCAGGATCCCAACGACCAGCTCTTTTGTCCGACCGTGTTCGAGGACGTCGCCTTCGGCCCGCTCAACCTGGCAGTGCCCGCGCAGGAGATCACGCAGAGAGTCGAGGAAGCTCTCAGGGATGTGATGCTGGATTACTCGTACGCGAACCGCTCGGCGCACCACCTCAGCCACGGCGAGCGCAAACGCGTCGCTCTGGCTACGGTGCTCGCCATGGAGCCGGCAATACTGGCGCTGGACGAGCCCACAAGCAATCTGGATCCGGGCAATCGGCGACACCTTATCCAACTGATCGCCTCATTGCCGGCAACCCTGGTTCTCGGCACGCATGATCTCGAAATGGTTTTGGCGCTCTGTTCGCGCACGGTCGTGATGGACCACGGCAAGATCCGGGCCGATGGGGAAACACGCCGGTTGCTCGCCGACCAGGAGCTGATGGAAAAGCATGGGCTGGAGGTTCCGCTCTCCTTGAGAGGGCGCCAATAG
- a CDS encoding alpha/beta hydrolase: protein MIIPAGGVELEAVLWAPEEMPPKAAVLLCHPHPLYGGTMNNRVIYRAAKAAVEVGLAALRFNFRGVGASTGDYDRGTGERKDVAALLDWMHQRYPGIPLAVAGFSFGAWVGLQVGCHDPRIRALVGLGLPLSTYDFEFLIDNAKPSRYIIGTRDEFCPRDKMESFARRLPPASTVSWVEGADHFFTHQVAEAQSLTREFLRAQFEGSHP from the coding sequence ATGATAATTCCGGCTGGGGGGGTCGAGCTGGAGGCTGTGCTGTGGGCTCCTGAGGAGATGCCTCCCAAGGCGGCGGTGCTTCTGTGCCATCCGCATCCGCTTTACGGAGGCACGATGAACAACCGGGTCATTTATCGTGCGGCCAAAGCAGCTGTGGAAGTCGGCCTGGCAGCCCTCCGCTTCAATTTCCGCGGAGTCGGCGCCAGCACCGGAGATTACGATAGAGGGACCGGCGAAAGGAAGGATGTCGCCGCGCTCCTGGACTGGATGCATCAGCGCTATCCCGGCATACCCCTGGCGGTGGCCGGATTTTCCTTCGGCGCCTGGGTAGGCCTGCAGGTCGGCTGTCATGATCCGCGCATACGTGCGCTGGTGGGGCTGGGACTACCTTTGAGTACTTATGATTTCGAGTTCCTGATCGACAATGCCAAGCCCTCGCGCTATATCATCGGGACGCGCGACGAATTCTGTCCACGCGACAAAATGGAGTCTTTCGCGCGCCGGCTGCCGCCAGCCTCCACGGTAAGCTGGGTTGAGGGCGCGGACCACTTCTTCACTCACCAGGTGGCTGAAGCGCAGTCCCTGACCAGGGAGTTTCTGCGCGCACAGTTCGAAGGAAGTCACCCATGA
- a CDS encoding DoxX family membrane protein: MMRLLETRWLSFLVRILLGSVFVYSAVSKIADPPGFAQMIWNYRILPGVLVNPLAIVLPWLELLAGLALISGWLRRGAALLIGAMLIIFMTALSTDLARGIAVDCGCFSVSAQAKTPEELFAGMKLDLARDAGLLLLALQVLFSRTVHLRSRTSEGGSLLPLLQ, from the coding sequence GTGATGCGCCTGCTCGAGACGCGCTGGCTGTCGTTCCTGGTGCGAATTCTCCTCGGGTCGGTCTTCGTGTATTCCGCAGTGTCGAAGATCGCTGATCCTCCAGGCTTCGCGCAGATGATCTGGAACTACCGGATCCTGCCGGGCGTTCTGGTGAATCCCCTTGCCATTGTGCTCCCCTGGCTGGAGTTGCTTGCCGGGCTTGCCCTGATCTCGGGATGGCTGCGCAGGGGCGCCGCGCTCCTGATTGGGGCCATGCTGATCATATTTATGACCGCCCTGTCGACGGATCTGGCCCGCGGGATCGCCGTCGACTGCGGCTGCTTTTCCGTGTCGGCTCAGGCGAAGACGCCGGAAGAGCTGTTTGCCGGCATGAAACTCGACCTGGCGCGGGATGCCGGCCTGCTTTTGCTGGCATTGCAGGTCCTGTTTTCTCGCACCGTCCACCTTAGAAGCCGAACTTCGGAGGGCGGCAGCTTGCTGCCGCTTTTACAATAG